In Setaria italica strain Yugu1 chromosome I, Setaria_italica_v2.0, whole genome shotgun sequence, the genomic window AACGAACACGCCATTGTCTTGGCTGTAGTTCAGGCTGTCAGGCAGGTGGATGCGGCGCCGCgtagctgtagcctgtaggccTGTAGCTGTGTGCCTCCGCCccaccattttgaagcgaagcCAAGCCAATCCGACGAACCCCTCAACTAACGACCAGAACGTTGCCGGCCACGCCGTCGGGCCTGGGCGCCGCCACCAGCGGCGGCCTTCTCGGCGCGGCAGCCGCGAGCACGGCGAGCGCGCCGGTCCTCACGGCCGCCTTCCTGGCGACGGCCTTGGTGCAATGCCTTCGCGGCGAGAGGATGCGGCCGCGGTGCGCGTCGAGTCCCCCGCCGCAGCTCCGTGACGGCTTGAGGCGCTTCCGCGGCGGCTTGGCGAGGTCCTCCAGCGACCCCAcggcggcgagcgaggcgaAGGACTGGGACTTGCCGTCGAAGAACCTGGACAGGCCCCTCTTGAAGGGGAGCTCCGTCATGAGGCCGGACATCTCGAAGCGGTCGgagccggtggaggaggaggagctcgcgtCGTCGTCGAGCTCGGAAGACTCCCCGGAcgtggacggcgacgacgactcGGAGGACTCCGACGGCGAGCCGatgtcctcctcctgctcctcgcaCGCGGTGGCCGCCTCCGGCCTCCCGCTGCGGAACAAGTAGTACGCGGCCTCCATGATCCAAGATCCTCCGAGACCCCGAGATCAGACCAGACGACGAGCACTCAACGATCAGAGCAGGCAGAGGCAGAGAGAAAGAGATGGAGCAAAAGCAGCGCTGTGACACGGCGTGGGTGGCGGAGGCAGGGACGGGCAGGTAGGTATAAATGGGTGGGGATGGACTTGGTGTGGCTGGCCCCCGGGGCGGGGGGAGGATAAGAACGCGACGGGAGGCGCCCGGCCGAGCGGAGTCAGCGGACGCGCGCGAGAGGTGGGGATAAAAGAGGCCGCCGGTTTATTTTTGCGCAAGTAATGCGACGGGATGCGATGGATTCGGCGTTATCATCGACAAGCATccccgtgccgtgccgtgccgctgTGGACCGCCCCGCCCCGGCCCGGCAAGGCGGGCCCGCACAGCTACTTCTTTTTGCTCGCAGTTTTTtctcgtttttttttcctcggCGAGGATCTTGTGGAGAGGATAAGGCCGCCACATGGTTTCAGCTCGCGCGATGCTTGGGAACCCGCGTGCGCTTGGACGGACCGAGGGGGTTTTTGATCCATGCGTTGAATTTTAGCCGGGTCACATCAATTCGGATACTAAGGGGGCATTTgtttctttgtttatttttagcacatgtcacatcgaatgcttAGACACTgactaggagtattaaacgtagattatttacaaaatccattacataagtggaggctaaacggcgagacgaatctattaaacctaattaatccatcattagcaaatgtttactgtagcaacacattgtcagatcatggactaattaggcttaatagattcgtctcatcgtttagcctccacttatgtaatggattttgtaaatagtctacatttaatactcctaattagtatctaaatattagatgtgacgggtgctaaaaataagtgaGAGGAAGCAAACACACCCTAATTGTAGtcgtatcacatcggatgttcggatgctaattgtgaggattaaatataagctaattataaaactaattatacaacCCTGGGCTagttcgcaagacgaatctattaagactaattaattcatcattagccaatggttactgtaacaccacattgtcaaattatagactaattagacttaatagattcatcgtGAATTCGACTttatctgtacaattagttttgtaattaacctatatttaatatttctaattaggcCGAGCTGCTTGCCCCTGAGCTGGGGCTGGGGAGGAAGGAGGGCCACACGCGTTCAATTCTTACCTGCGACGCGCGTTTTTGGGGTTGCCCCCCTCCCTTGCCTTCCCTTTCCTGCGGGATTTTTGGCTTTCGAATTTCAATTGACCTGCGCGGCCAGTGTGTGCGTGGCATGCCTATCGACTGCATAGCACCACGCTCGGTTTatctgctgcagcagcagcgacAGACAGGCATCAGGCATGGGGGTTTAATTCGCTGGGAGAATTACCTGGCTGAAATGAAAGCCGTGTTCGGTTTTTTTTTCGAGTTGCAACTTTTTTTTGTAATATCTGAGTTGCAACTTGAAGTAGCAAAGGAGCAGAAACTAACTTTTGGGAGCACGACCAGTTACAGTTATCTGGAAATTTCTGAGAAGATGTGGTCTGATACGTGTGGCACTGCAGCTCTGCAAAGCAGTGTTCGGTATTGTTTTGCGGGCACCTATCTGATTTTCATGCCAGGGAAAACACTAAACACATGTGTTGGTGCTCATCCCTTGTGGACCAAAATATCTTTTCCTTTgctaaaaggaaaaataaaaaaatgaaatattgcaCCTTACCTAAAGACTAAAGTGCTATAGATCGGATATGACACTAGCCGTGCTATACATATTGAATCATACGATcatctaagggcctgtttgatacacactcataatctttaggactAGTCCATTTTTAGGACTTAtgcatccaaacatatgtcataaaagtgcattcataatgtttaggagtgttgttttcattaggaggaccaaaccaTCATAATAGGTTATTTTTCtcttaaaagtggtccccaacccatcctttacccctgttgcccctccccttctctctccacggcgCTAGAAACAGAGCAGGGGTggagtaattaggggtacaaaagTTATTTCCCCTCTAACATTCTAAAGATTATAATTCCATTCAAACAGTCCACTCATAAATTTTAGAACTACCAATTTCTAGCTCCTAAATTTTATAAGTGTCCTAAAATTTATGATTATgtatccaaacagaccctaagagCGGAACCAACAACTTGCCCAAAGCGAGAAACAACACAAGAAAGTAGCTGCAGCGAGCATCAGACGTTACTGTCTTCGTCTAAAGGGGGGGTTAAAGCGCCCCCGGAGGAAACCCAAAGAATTGGTGAGATTCCGTTTGGTCTCGACGCTCCCTCTAAGCAGATGCCCTCTTGTGCGGAGCTGACTCAGCTGGCCTAGTCTTGCCCCCCTTGACCACTAACCTATGGTCCAATCTTCGCTTTTGGCCACACCTTTTTTTTCCGCAGAATGGACTGGCATTGTCTATTCCTGTACTACCTGATCTTGAGAGCTTGGCGGTGATTGTTTAATTTACACCCTGCCCGTGAATTCAACCGTTCCCAAATCCCAATAGCAAATGCTGCCACAACACGAGGTTCAGACCACAGCAGGAAACTCTTATCCGAAATTTCTTGAACAGTTGGCAGTCATGCCATTCGTACAAGTTCAGAATCTTTCAGCTGGATTGAGCCTCTTGCTAGTAGTATATGGCAAGAACCCCAAACGTTTCCGCCGAAGAGCATCGCGGCATACGCTAAAGGAATCCAATGAGAAGGCACCAAGATCAGCGAGGATACGAATGTGCCATCCATTAGCCTCGCCGTCACCGAGCCCCCCCGGCAGGTTTTTTTCTTTAAGACCCCCGGCAAGTTGTCCAAAGTGCAGTGAGTCAAATAAAAAGGATAGAAATATTCAGCTCAGGTAATGGGAGAGAAGAATACCATATCCCTTCCTGGGCTGGCCTACGGCATGACCTTATCTGCTTAAGGGGACAAACTATAGTCTACGACAAGTTAGTTAAAGTTGAAGACCGGAGCTAGTGCGGCTAATCGATTACGCTTATCCACAGCTGCGCGCCTGCGTGTCGACGGAAACAGAACTcttagagggtgtttgataGGAAGTGCTGAACTCTAGCAagatcacatcgaatattcggatgctaattagaaggactaaatataagctaattacaaaactaattgtacggatggagtctaattcgcgagacgaatctattgaggcTAATTAATTAATCATTAGCAAACGGTTACTGTacccacattgtcaaatcatggactaattaggcttgatagattcgtctcgcgaattagactctatctgtgtaattagttttgtaattaactatATTTCTCTTGGTTCGAATGTATATAGAACGGATTTCCTTTTTTCTATTTCCCACTACCAGATAGTAGTTTGCTTATTGAAGAGCCCTGAATAAGcaaatactcctaattagtatccaaacatctgatatgacagatgctaaagtttagcacggtgttGTCAAACACCCGTTTAAAGCAATGGGCATGGTCACATGGCTTCGAGTTCTGACAAGAAAATTATGGAGCCGTGGGCCAGATTATCCTAGTCAGAAAATGATAACGTGTTTTTGGGCGACAGGTTTGTGAGTTTCGGGCCCAGACGTGACAAGCAGGGCACGAAAATGAGAACACGATGACGAGTGCATTAGGTCAATAACCCAAACATTGCGTTTCGACGCAGAGGTGACAGTTTCAACAGGTTCTTTATGCTCTTACAATTGAGGCATCTCATACATTCCTCCTACAAAAATAAGGTTCTCGAATTATTTATACATTATGCTCATTTCTCAAGGAACTTTATGATACTATGCCTGCTTAAAAAATAATGGTGGAATCCTATTGAGTCAGCCGGCTGCTCTCATGCTTCTGGCCTGGCCTGGCAGGCAGGACGACGACTGCgtggccggcggcagcagcaaaACTCAGGTGGGAGAGCATTTAGGATGGGCCGTGTACATGTTCCAACGAAATGGGCTGGGTTTATCTGAATAGTAGAATAAATGGCCTGTTACAAACTTCATTTTTAGGAAAGATGGCCTGTTACAAACTTATCAGCAATATCCGTATCCCAAAATCTAAATTCAAAAGTTGATCAATAGGGTTCCCTCAAAAAGGAGATAGGATAGCTCAGCAGCAGTCATGTTCAGATCCAAAATAACACCAAACATCTCACAAAGTCACAACTGTGAATTAACATCATATCTTCAAGTAAGCAGCTTCAGATATGCTGTTCAAGTCAgttccaatttactaataccgTGGATCATACAGTCAGCACTCAGCACAAAGCCACAGAACGCAGCAGATCTGCAAGAACCGTGCCACAGTAGCAGGAACCATTTCTAAAATCTCATCAGTACCCTTACCAGaataaaaggggaaaaaatagaaaactaACAACTCATGAGTTAACGAGAATAAGAATCTCACAGTTGTGAATTAACATCACGTCCATTGCTAAAGATCGCCACAGATATGCTATTCGAGTATTGAGGCCAGATTCAAATTTTACTGTAGTATCCTGGATCCTACAATTGCCAGCACAAACAGCACCTGATttgccaaaaaagaaaaaaaaaatgaaagagaaCTGAAATCACAAATGCATGAAGAGACATGGGATTGCTGGCATATGAATCAACAGCATATTGCCCTGAATAGAACATCAACAGGACTTAAAACCAAATCACATTCCAAGGTTTCACAGGAGCTGTATGCCCGTTACAGGAGAATTACCAATGTGAGTAAGAAATCAGCTCAAGTTGCATATACAGTTAAACTGATAAACATCCACAATTTAGATTAGGGATCTGGCACCACTAGGCTTGCAGAAATAGAGTTCTGATGCTTATCATCCAAAATCACAAGTGCAAAAGGAACCATGAGAATTGCTATCTGATCAGGGTTAACATTTCTTTGCAGCGAGGGAAGCCAGCTGAGATTTAACAAGGAGTTGAACTTCAATTAGACCATTACATAGCATCCACCACCTAGGAATAAAGCACACCATAGATCAATCATCTATGAATCTGACCTCTCTACATCGCCAGAGGAAAAGCACAGCACAGGGAACACAAAGGAACAAAGCACCACCATCAACAGCTGCAGACGAGGTAGGGGACGCGCTCAGCCGCCGAATCCGTAGAGGGTGCGGCCCTGACGCTTGAGCGCGTAGACGACGTCCATGGCGGTGACGGTCTTGCGGCGGGCGTGCTCCGTGTAGGTGACGGCGTCGCGGATGACGTTCTCGAGGAAGATCTTGAGCACGCCGCGGGTCTCCTCGTAGATGAGCCCGGAGATGCGCTTCACGCCGCCCCTCCTCGCCAGCCTCCGGATCGCCGGCTTCGTGATGCCCTGGATGTTGTCGCGGAGCACCTTCCGGTGGCGCTTCGCGCCGCCCTTGCCGAGCCCCTTGCCGCCCTTGCCGCGCCCAGACATCGCCGAagccggggaggaggaagactcaGCTGCTaggagagatttggtggaggatTCGAATTCGCCGCGGTGGCTGGTGCGGCGGACCGGTGGATTTGGGGTGCGATTTATAGGGGAGGAATTGGGAGGGGGCGCGAGGGAGATGGGGAAATTTTGGGTGGGGGGTTTGGGCGGGAGGGGAGGATTTCGGGATTTTGTTGGATGGGTGCGTTCGAGACGTCAGATCGGGGTTGGAGGGTGGGATGGGCTTTGCGGCTGTTGCCGCGGATCGCTGAGGTGGACGGGTCGATCCGTGGGAGTGTGGTGCGCAGGCGTTGGATGTGATCCTGGCGGAGGACTCGTTAGCTGGGGTGGGATCGCTGACGTGGCAATGGTTTTGGACTTTTGGTGGACCGCCAGCTAGTGTTCCACCGAAGCGCATGGTGAGGGGCTGCCGGGAGCGGTGCGAGACTGCGAGTCCGTGGGCTCTATCCACTCTATCCATTTAACCCTCAacaaatttaggctcacttcgctttcctgaactatttcatttggttccATCTACCTCTAATTAGATTTCCCTCAACAAATTTAGGCTCACTCCGCTttcctgaactatttcatttggttccATCTacctctaattagatttctctttttgttGTTTCTCCGAGTATGACTTAAATTttcagttcaaattttgtgagcagatacaaaacatgatgccttatgttaaaaaattatactataatttttttatagttattttcataggaatatttaatacgaaattgatcttagatatacaaaattgtACAAAAAGTAATAACGAAAAAttgctaatgtatttttctaacgtagagcatcatgttataagtcaactgaaaaaatttgaaattaaaactcaacttgtaagtgaatgaagaaacaaaaaagagaaatctagggggtagattggaccaaatgaaatagttcgagGAAGTAAAGTGAatctaaattttgcttaggaggttaagtggacaaagtaaataggtgatgggagtaaaatgaacttttccCTTTTAAAAAACAATATCTTTCTAGCGAACCTTTTTACCAATTGTGAACCTGAAAAATATTGTCTAGTTTAGATGGTCAGCAGCTGACTTTATCGTACATGAACCTGTTACAAATTTGAGAGTAGAGGTAGGAATCAGTTGAAAGATGTGAACACTATCCACACGAGAACAAAGTTTGATGAAACATGTACCCTCTGTACCCTGCAATAAGATTGTTAGTTTATTCTAATGAAAACTAATATACGAGATTGTCAGTTAATCTTATTCAAACTATTGTGAGATTGACCAATTCTAAATAAAGAACAATAATATTTTATAATATAAAATGAGCATATAAAGTATGGTTTATTATAATCTCCTGTATTTCCCACGGGGAGTAACTATTTTTATAATCGCAAATATGATTTATTATAAATATTATCACGGCTTCCAAGGTGGAGTTTCAACTAGCATTTTTATGTCAATataattaaaaaacaaaaaattcgTAATTTAAAACATGAAAGTATTCCAAGGTTAATCTACTATAATTAACCTTGTATTGTCTATCTACCTATTCTCTTTATGTGCTAATAAAAGTAGACAAAAAAGGCTTAATGGACAAAAATACTAAGCAAAGCTTATCAAATCTCCCAAGCAAGCtgtataaaagaaaaaagaatagttGTTCCTAACTCAAAGCTACGTATTTGGTTGTAATCACTTCCGATTATAAAGTTGCCTTGTCTATCGGATTCTTGACACCTAAGGCATTGAACTATAGCGTTGCCCTTTATAAGGATATGCCTAGAGTTAAAAATGCAATGAGAATAAGATGTAGGGAGTGGGTGCTGCCTTGCAACAAACTATCTTTGGATTGACATTGCATCTAGGGCACATCTGAGGCCTAGGACTAGGGTTTAGGTGTTGGGGGTTTTTGgtgctatcttttttttctccgtTGATGGTGAGGATGTATGTAAATTGCTTTTGTCTTCTCATAGTGGATGCGGCAAAAAGTGGTGGCAACGACGATAATGTGCGCAACTTCCATAACAATGCGGTGGAGAATTAGATAGATATCTTGGTAATGATAGAGAGGTGGAGATGACATTAATTGCCACTGTGGCATAAGGCTCTTTGATCCCTTCCCGCCTTTTTGTCATGGCTCGATCTAGTAGCCCCCACCAAAGGTTGGTAAGATGGGATCGTTCCCTTCTCCCTCTAGTGGAGGTTTTGTCAATTCTTATTCATGAGATAAGATCCATCATAGCGGGTAAGTTCTAAGGCAGTGGATGGTACGGTTTTAGTTGGTATCTTTTACTTTGTGTCCGAAGAGTAAATGAATTTGATTTGATTCTAGCTTTCAAGCGATATCAATCTCAAAAGTGATGAAGATGAATAAAACACTTAGTGCAGTTACTTGTCTTTTGAAATTCTCAATTCAAGAGCTAGCCATCCTAAGTGCCCATATGACTTCAAGAGCTAGCACCCTCACCTAACAATTTGAAAGCTAGGTATaaagttgcattttttttactatCTCCTTATCGTCGAACTTATTTATGCTGCAGCATTGCACCGTTAGTATATTAGTACATCAATGTGAGTAAAGGCTACTTTGTCTTAGTTGCTATAGCAATGTAATTGGCTAGTCACCTATTTGGTTTGTagatgaactcgtgaaaagaaaataaCTAATACGTGAATACGTCACATGAACGTGATTCCAAAAACTCTCTCCCATCACAAGTAAGCAATGTTTTGATAACAATGTGCAAATACCGTTTTCAAGATACAAATTTAACTACTACATTGTATTGTGACATCTTATAACACACAGTAAAAACACGGGCTTTGCTAGCGCCCGGATGTCCGATGGGAAAACTTCTCATCGGACGCTCCATTGGCCCATCACAACATCAAAAAATAACGTCTTCAACATAGAAAATAAACATTTGCAACATAGAAAATCAccgtttgcaacatcaaaaaacaCGTTGAAAAAAACTTATTAGCCATCCTGTTGATGATGAAAAAACCCGCCGCAACATCTGTTTCATGTTGCATATAATATTCAAATCTCTCATTGAAAATTGCAACATCCAGATAAAACACTTGCAATATGTGTGTGAAGCATATGTAATATCACAACATctagatctactttgcaacatccATATGAAACACTTGCAATATTCTTCTGAAACATCTGAAACCCTTGAAATATACGCTTGCAATACGCAGCAACCCCTAGCAAGAGGAGCACTACACAGTTGGATCCGACGCTAAGAAAtggtgaaggaggaggaggatggcggtgGCCGGTGCGGCTCGCCCCTAGccccccgctgccgccggccaccgccgccggcccctttgCCCATCCGCCCgagccgcccgccgtcgccgcccgcctccgccagccCCTCCGCCCGAGCCCCCCCCACTCCACCAGCGCTGCCGCCGTCCCGCACTCCGTCTTCACCCTCCTCCCCCCCACCGGtctccctccgcccgccgcctactccgcctccgcctccgccgctccgccccactgtcgccgcctcctcctcatgCCTGGTGATTTTTCTCCTAACGAAAGGATAAGGAAGGACGGTGGGAGAGAAAAGATAAGGTGGGAGGAGAGAAGGTGTTTGTGGGACTTACCCAAATATTTTTAGTAACAAGCGTCCGATGCGTCCGGACGCACGATCCATAGCATTACCGACACACCATCGTAAAATTACTTTTCGTTTAAATATCCAAACCCGTGGGTGTGTGGTTGACTTGAGCATCCCAACGGTGAAGAACCGAAGATCGAGCGCTCGCCGTCCCAAAGGACGCCGAACCGCGCCGTCCTCGCTGCCAAATCATCTGTCGTCTCGTTGGCCTGCCACGCGCCCGCCACCGAAAACACCGGCGAGCCCAACCGAGCCCccctagcgccgccgcgcctctgTTTGCGACCCGTGCGGCGTGCCCGTGCTCCGCTGCGATATCAATCgcatggcctgcgccggcgccTCGCGGAAGGTCTCGGCGGTGCTCTACCACTACCCGTGCCCGGACGGCGCgttcgccgcgctcgccgcccacCTCtacttctccgccgccgcccgccccgtcCGCTTCTTCCCCAACACCGTCTACGACCCCATCAGGTAGCCCCACGGGACTAAAAGCTGGCCTGCCTTCTCTTCCCCTCTTTCGCTCCGGATTTGCTTATCCACCGCCACCCCAATGCACAAACGGGGTCTGCTGAGAGCTGCAATACTGCAGGAAGTACCCGCGTTTCAGGTGTTCACTCTGGTAGTGGTGTAGATTTGGACAAAGCTTTACCATATCGCAACCACCTGACTATAGCTGCAGACTTCCAATTCGTTGATTCCAATTTCCAAAAGTGTAGTGATCTGATTGTGAACGGTGCTATATATATTGAACAAGTGCACATAGCACAGTGAACTTCTGATTAGAGTTTGAAACCTAACTGATTCTAGGCATTTTAATGTTCTGCTTCCGGCTATTGAAGTTGTGTTttgttttggggggggggggggggggattcaATCTGGAGTCATGCCTAAGTTTATCATAACAGGAGCTAGATGGAACTACCACTGTTGCATTTCATTAAATCACAAAATTCATAGCATCTCTTTTGGTATTTTTGTGGGATGTTTATCTTAGTCAAACAATCTCTTGTGCTGATGCTTTTGTTCTAGTGTGCTTCTGCTGTGACATTATCTTTTCACTGTCTGCTTTATAGGAGCGATTCACTTCCTGTGGATGAAATAGAAGATGTTTACCTCCTTGACTTCGTGGGACCTCCTGGTTTTGTTGAAGATATAGCCCCTAAGGTTGAAAGGTTTGTAAGTATTTGCACTCActtttcatatctaaagttcCTTTTTTCTTGGAGTCCTGTgttttttagattttttaatATCTGGTCCAACGTTAAGTACCATGGGCGGAGAGTTGGAACTGATTTATGTAAGCAATTGTATTAAAGTCACCTCCATTCTCGATTCCTATTGTGTTGGGGAGAGGTAATGTCATAATCTAGATAAAATCACAAGTAAACTCAGTTCAGATAGAAAGATTTTGTTCAAAGCTAGCCTTGGGATTACCAATGTGAGCTGCTGGTGCTACTGTAGCTCAATTGTAAAACACAGTTTTCTGGTGACTGCACAGTGGTTTCAAACCGTAGTTCTTCTTGAAAAACAATGCACATCTCGTCCTCAATGTTCTCATTTTCTTTAATGCATACAAAGGTTTGTCCAGTGTCATGTCTTGGGCACGTTGCTCAATAGTGATTACCTTACACCATATTCTGTTTCATGAAATTCATCACTCAAAAATTAAGAGATTTCCGTCTAGTTTTTTGTACACATTGCAGTCATTTTGAGCAGTGTGAAGCTGTGAATTTATGTATTGGATCATTTTTATACTAAGTATAAGTATTCTTGCACTCCCTGTTCATTTGAATACCGATGACACTGAAATGCTTATCCTTTTCAGAGTAACAATTCTAGACCATCATAAGACTGCTTTTGAGAGTTTGTGTGGGAATCCCACACTTGGGCAAAATGTGACCAAGGTGATAGACATGCAGCGTAGTGGAGCGACAATTGCATTTGACTTCTTTAAAAACAAGCTCTTGACAGAAGCTAGCATCTCAGGGGGCAGTggaagtggtaaagatgtagcTGAGATCAAATATGTACCTGACAACAAGGTTGAAACAGTGCACAAACTTTTCAAGTTTATTGAAGATGGGGATTTGTGGAGATGGAAAATTCCAAATAGCAAGGCCTTCAGCAGTGGACTCAAAGATTTGGATATTGAATTCAACGTCAATGCAAACAGTAAATTGTTTGATCAGGTAAAGATCTGCCTGCTGCAATCCTTTGTTGCTGCAGTGATTCCTgcgtaaaaaaaagagagagttgCTCCGTACATCACATGATGCTGTTTCATACCTGAATTATTGATTCCTTGAAAACTTGAAGTTGGCATGATTATCATCTCAAAGAGTGAAAGCTGCATCTAAATGAAACAGTTGCTTAAATAATCATCATAATCATTTGCTATTGCACTCAAGAATGTTGATTTCACAGTTAGTGTTATTAGTTGAATAATATTCATCTGGTCGTATCAAAGCTTCTCTGGTCAATGGATTATTTTTTAGATAATCATTTGCACCACAAtgtgataaaaaaaaggaatcagGAGATGTTTCCGAAGAAGTTATCTTCCAAATTTTGCAATACAGTGTAGCTCTGTGCTATTTTCTGGTGCTACTACTCAGCAATAGATCAGTCTGTTCGGCCATCAGACACATTGTCATCTTCTGCTTCTAATGTTTATTTCACAATACCCTGCTTGTGACAGTTGCTGGAGTTGGATCCCGAGCATGTCATTTCCCGCGGACACGTGACATTGTTAGAGAAGCAAAGATTAA contains:
- the LOC101766680 gene encoding uncharacterized protein LOC101766680 — its product is MEAAYYLFRSGRPEAATACEEQEEDIGSPSESSESSSPSTSGESSELDDDASSSSSTGSDRFEMSGLMTELPFKRGLSRFFDGKSQSFASLAAVGSLEDLAKPPRKRLKPSRSCGGGLDAHRGRILSPRRHCTKAVARKAAVRTGALAVLAAAAPRRPPLVAAPRPDGVAGNVLVVS
- the LOC101767091 gene encoding histone H4, with protein sequence MSGRGKGGKGLGKGGAKRHRKVLRDNIQGITKPAIRRLARRGGVKRISGLIYEETRGVLKIFLENVIRDAVTYTEHARRKTVTAMDVVYALKRQGRTLYGFGG
- the LOC101767495 gene encoding uncharacterized protein LOC101767495, translated to MACAGASRKVSAVLYHYPCPDGAFAALAAHLYFSAAARPVRFFPNTVYDPIRSDSLPVDEIEDVYLLDFVGPPGFVEDIAPKVERVTILDHHKTAFESLCGNPTLGQNVTKVIDMQRSGATIAFDFFKNKLLTEASISGGSGSGKDVAEIKYVPDNKVETVHKLFKFIEDGDLWRWKIPNSKAFSSGLKDLDIEFNVNANSKLFDQLLELDPEHVISRGHVTLLEKQRLIDDCLGKSYEISLGCGRFGNCLAVDADAISNLRSELGHQLASKSCNLNLRGIGAVVYKVPELNNDRMLKISLRSLEQEDTTLISQEYGGGGHRNASSFMLSITEFDQWKVGAEPSQ